A genomic region of Colletotrichum destructivum chromosome 5, complete sequence contains the following coding sequences:
- a CDS encoding Putative dynamin stalk domain, GTPase effector domain-containing protein, whose protein sequence is MTGNEGDSLGDDGYSRTIDKLRELGIADLVPLPQLVVVGDQSSGKSSVLESVTGFAFPRSPELCTRYATQITCRRDDTESVHVSIIPSQESNDDRKERLRAFVYSVQKDDMALADVFAKANKTMGLRGVKDGSVSGSAFTEDILKIEIGGPKQHHLTVIDVPGIFRTATKDLTTDDDIVLVRNMVQRYIKDQRTIILAVIPCNVDIATQEVLTLAKEVDPDGIRTMGVLTKPDLATERATKQIVCELVEGKRHSLRLGYCVVKNRSADDETSTIKDRNSSEKAFFSAAPWARLKSTKRVGVGSLSRRLRDLLRDVSKKEFKNVTAEVLRMLRENDLELERMGPSRSGPDAQRRFLGQVASDFQDAARRARDGHYSGMAMFDENPNLRLVTLIVSINEEFNDTFALRGHTRHFDGPIDEEDDMEKSPGPSKPIDTDRKLAGILRELGYECPDPLSDSLLADIEIVFHQTRGAELGSFGGAVLAQVFKEQSKKWKPLVLQHVSRAIVIVHDFIGETLRLKCPDDGTFEELHDQFLLPKLRASYQRAMDHAQFLIDVELSGQPYTMNHYFNSNLQVSQATRLQEAIDKVVGPATRNASENGASNGTSNGMNNGGGSGSAAAPKTTGGVLGPDRDESPFNFSQQKNDEPSGAAGWWVPRAMIPKLTTNRSNAEQVREDIHDILRSYYKVARKRFVDVVLQQVIFHFLLDARDSPIKIFCPDLVMGMNDRQLRMIAGEDSATQEKREHLARIVENLKLAAEELRFGSK, encoded by the exons ATGACTGGCAACGAGGGCGACtccctcggcgacgatggttACTCGCGCACCATCGACAAGCTCCGTGAGCTTGGCATCGCCGATCTCGTTCCGCTTCCACAGCTCGTTGTGGTTGGAGATCAATCCTCGGGCAAGAGCTCCGTTCTCGAAAGCGTCACTGGCTTCGCCTTCCCCCGCTCCCCCGAGCTCTGCACCCGTTATGCCACTCAGATCACttgccgtcgtgatgacaCTGAGAGCGTTCACGTTTCGATCATTCCTAGCCAGGAGTCAAACGATGATCGGAAGGAACGGTTGCGGGCTTTCGTCTATTCGGTTCAGAAGGACGATATGGCCTTGGCCGACGTCTTCGCGAAG GCGAATAAGACCATGGGGCTTCGTGGCGTCAAAGACGGAAGTGTCTCAGGCTCGGCATTCACCGAGGACATCTTGAAGATTGAGATCGGTGGTCCAAAG CAACACCACTTGACCGTCATTGACGTCCCTGGAATTTTCCGCACTGCCACCAAGGATCTAACGACCGATGATGACATCGTCCTGGTCCGAAACATGGTTCAGAGATACATCAAAGATCAGCGGACTATCATTCTGGCCGTAATTCCCTGCAATGTCGATATTGCGACGCAGGAAGTCCTTACCTTGGCGAAGGAGGTTGACCCTGATGGGATTCGGACCATGGGTGTCCTCACCAAGCCTGATCTCGCTACCGAGCGCGCCACCAAGCAGATCGTctgcgagctcgtcgagggcaaACGTCATTCTCTGCGACTTGGCTATTGCGTCGTGAAGAATCGGAGCGCTGACGATGAGACCTCGACAATTAAGGACCGTAACTCCTCTGAGAAGGCGTTCTTCTCCGCAGCCCCATGGGCTCGGCTGAAGTCCACCAAGAGAGTTGGCGTCGGGAGTCTTTCAAGACGTCTTCGAGACTTGCTCCGGGATGTTTCCAAGAAGGAGTTCAAGAATGTTACTGCAGAGGTTCTTCGTATGCTTCGCGAGAACGACTTGGAGTTGGAGCGCATGGGTCCATCACGAAGTGGCCCGGATGCCCAACGAAGATTTCTCGGTCAAGTTGCTTCGGATTTCCAAGATGCGGCCCGTAGAGCTCGCGATGGCCACTACAGCGGAATGGCCATGTTTGACGAGAACCCCAACCTCCGTCTCGTCACTCTCATCGTGAGCATCAACGAAGAGTTCAACGACACCTTTGCTCTGCGTGGCCACACAAGACACTTTGACGGCCCCAttgatgaggaggatgacaTGGAGAAGTCCCCCGGGCCTTCGAAACCCATTGACACTGATCGGAAGCTCGCTGGCATACTGAGAGAATTGGGCTATGAATGCCCGGATCCGTTGAGCGACTCTTTGCTAGCTGACATCGAGATAGTCTTCCACCAAACTCGCGGTGCTGAACTTGGATCA TTCGGAGGCGCGGTCTTGGCACAGGTCTTCAAGGAGCAATCCAAAAAGTGGAAGCCACTGGTTTTGCAACACGTCAGTCGTGCCATTGTGATCGTCCACGACTTTATCGGCGAAACGCTCCGTCTCAAATgtcccgacgacggcacctTCGAGGAGTTACACGACCAGTTCCTGCTGCCCAAGCTCCGGGCCTCATACCAGAGAGCTATGGACCATGCCCAGTtcctcatcgacgtcgagctcaGCGGACAGCCGTACACAATGAATCACTACTTCAACAGCAACCTTCAAGTGTCTCAGGCAACGAGACTGCAAGAGGCTATCGACAAAGTCGTAGGCCCAGCGACCCGCAATGCCTCTGAAAACGGCGCGAGCAACGGCACGAGCAACGGTATGAACAACGGAGGTGGCTCTGGCTCAGCCGCAGCACCAAAGACAACCGGTGGAGTCTTGGGACCTGATAGAGACGAGTCGCCTTTCAACTTCTCGCAGCAAAAGAACGATGAACCATCCGGAGCAGCGGGCTGGTGGGTTCCGAGGGCGATGATCCCCAAGCTCACGACGAACCGCTCCAACGCGGAGCAGGTCCGAGAGGACATCCACGACATCCTGCGTAGCTACTACAAGGTCGCCCGCAAGCGTTTCGTTGACGTCGTTCTGCAGCAGGTCATCTTCCACTTTCTCCTTGATGCCCGAGACAGCCCCATCAAGATTTTCTGTCCGGACCTAGTCATGGGGATGAACGACAGGCAGCTGAGAATGATCGCGGGCGAGGACTCGGCCACACAGGAGAAGCGTGAGCATCTCGCGAGAATCGTTGAGAATCTCAAACTTGCGGCGGAGGAATTGAGATTTGGATCGAAGTAG
- a CDS encoding Putative peptidase S8/S53 domain, peptidase S8, subtilisin, Ser-active — MKFDIQRSFLLSLGLLCFSVAATDLRREPYHDAVHLLRRATPLTNGTSTGRVIPSSSRPSLPPSTIPPSGTTTSRAPSSDPTNPPITTSRPVSSAAPTSTAPVTTTVSNGDTIIVAVGVVVVGGPGGGFFTVAGSAAAPVAVGAGTAVTASSSSEGDKPDDPDRPPSSAPPASSDPPKESTSTNPDSSTSTSTRPARSTYTSSVPSGTPTPCVIFPKDGATDQEKKDFLALLDKELGTGNYRETSDTVVLFVSANITAAQETTISSDPLVGGIEPVVKFDTNAGASVPVPNSKRDEDVHEKWWMESLDKLGRIRKRAVVKQDRAPTELIMFSQPPLVDLAVLKSYTYDDSAGADITVYVLDSGYYTRNTEYTGMAIKPRWIFAGAQADRSVEEDADPGGHGSCAGSKVNGPKYGVAKKTNLVVVKAGDSSVDTLDGLNKILEDVRSKKLQGKAIVNFSRSIDKPTTFNRKMIEHYVKEMIREDIVFFAASGNDDREEVADGKATAIDVDAWPPMMAADGVPIINVGAVDNTGKNASFSQGGPLVHVMAPGVQVQCAANSFVFGTQKKDGTSFAAPAVAGLAAYLLALGEYPELYQTGKVAENMKKLLMDMAYQRTPDGGQVAFNGQGAVCSRPSSAKFRRQDLSGEACSVVSSTTTIPPTPTSAPPPPPPASTSNPPAETTAPPPPPPPAPKTLFSLEEQVDAGTTACFPTAGFSTTPGTTYGFSFDVDAGMLVSIQTGSTDEGYHQSQGPWTGTFYAESGSALKICATGTGSGSLPLTFAITEEPSQPVKAPSGREVFKLDEKVQAGVTSCFPTTGLNIQEGNYGFSYTTADGVIVQIGDSSSGPKYFSGNRASGSGLMYIDFSGGSISICATNGGSAEASLSLSMTQ; from the exons ATGAAGTTCGACATACAACGCTCATTTCTGTTAAGCCTGGGCTTGCTCTGCTTTTCCGTCGCAGCAACCGACCTCCGGAGAGAGCCATACCACGATGCTGTTCACCTTCTCCGACGAGCTACTCCCTTAACTAATGGAACATCGACCGGGCGGGTGATACCATCTTCCAGCCGCCcatctctccccccttcaaCGATCCCTCCCTCGGGGACTACAACGTCTCGCGCCCCTTCTTCCGACCCTACGAACCCACCAATCACTACCAGCCGGCCCGTCTCATCAGCCGCGCCCACAAGCACGGCGCCGGTGACCACAACGGTCAGCAATGGCGACACCATCATCGTGGCCGTCGGTGTGGTCGTCGTGGGAGGACCCGGGGGCGGTTTCTTCACCGTcgcgggctcggcggcggcgccagtTGCCGTCGGGGCCGGCACGGCCGTGACCGCAAGCTCTTCGTCGGAAGGCGACAAGCCCGACGACCCGGACCgaccgccctcctcggcgccgcccgccagcTCGGACCCCCCCAAGGAGTCCACGAGCACGAATCCGGATAGTTCAACGTCTACAAGCACGAGGCCGGCTAGGTCAACGTATACGAGCTCGGTGCCGAGCGGAACCCCCACGCCGTGCGTCATCTTCCCGAAGGACGGGGCCACAGaccaggagaagaaggatttcctcgcccttctcgatAAGGAGCTTGGCACAGGCAACTACCGGGAGACAAGCGACACGGTGGTATTATTCGTGAGCGCCAACATCACAGCCGCGCAGGAGACGACCATCTCTAGTGACCCGTTG GTTGGCGGCATCGAGCCTGTTGTGAAGTTCGACACAAACGCCGGAGCGTCCGTGCCAGTCCCCAACAGCAAgcgcgacgaggatgtcCACGAGAAGTGGTGGATGGAATCgctcgacaagctcggcaGGATCAGGAAGCGCGCCGTCGTGAAGCAGGACAGGGCCCCGACGGAGCTCATCATGTTCTCACAGCCTCCACTGGTGGATCTAGCCGTGCTCAAAAGCTACACGTACGACGACAGCGCCGGGGCCGACATCACCGTCTACGTCCTAGACAGCGGGTACTACACGAGGAACACC GAGTACACCGGTATGGCCATCAAGCCGCGCTGGATCTTCGCAGGTGCCCAAGCCGACAGGtccgtcgaggaggatgcggATCCCGGTGGCCACGGCAGCTGCGCCGGGTCCAAGGTCAACGGGCCCAAGTACGGGGTCGCAAAGAAGACGAATCTCGTCGTTGTGAAAGCCGGGGACAGCTCCGTCGACACGCTCGACGGGTTGAACAAGATCCTGGAGGACGTTAGGAGCAAGAAACTGCAGGGCAAAGCCATCGTGAACTTTTCACGCTCGA TTGATAAGCCGACCACATTCAACCGAAAGATGATCGAGCACTACGTCAAGGAGATGATAAGAGAAGacatcgtcttcttcgcggCGTCCGGAAACGACGACCGGGAGGAGGTCGCG GACGGAAAAGCGACTGCTATCGATGTCGACGCCTGGCCCCCCatgatggccgccgacggcgtgcccatcatcaacgtcgGGGCCGTCGATAACACAGGCAAGAacgcctccttctcccaggGAGGCCCCTTGGTCCACGTTATGGCGCCCGGCGTCCAGGTCCAGTGCGCCGCCAACTCGTTTGTCTTTGGCAcgcagaagaaggacggcacTTCCTTTG CCGCACCCGCAGTGGCAGGTCTCGCAGCCTACCTGCTTGCCCTGGGAGAATACCCCGAGCTGTACCAGACCGGCAAGGTGGCAGAGAACATGAAGAAGCTCCTCATGGACATGGCGTACCAGCGAACgccggacggcggccaggtcgcCTTCAACGGCCAGGGCGCCGTCTGCTCACGCCCCAGCAGCGCCAAGTTCCGGAGGCAGGACCTCAGCGGCGAGGCCTGCTCcgtcgtctcgtcgacgacgaccatcccgccgaccccgaccagcgccccgccgccgccgcctccggctTCAACTAGCAACCCGCCCGCCGAGAcgaccgcgccgccgccgccgccaccgcccgcgCCAAAGACTCTGTTCTCgctggaggagcaggtcgacgCGGGTACCACGGCGTGCTTCCCCACCGCCGGGTTCTCCACCACGCCCGGAACGACGTACGGCTTCTCTTTCGACGTCGATGCGGGCATGCTGGTCAGCATCCAGACCGGCTCGACGGATGAAGGATACCACCAGTCCCAGGGGCCGTGGACAGGCACATTCTACGCCGAGTCTGGATCGGCACTCAAGATCTgcgccaccggcaccggGTCCGGCTCTCTACCGCTGACCTTCGCCATCACGGAGGAGCCCTCGCAGCCCGTGAAAGCTCCGTCCGGTAGGGAGGTCTTCAAGCTGGATGAAAAGGTGCAGGCCGGGGTAACGTCCTGCTTCCCGACGACCGGCCTGAATATCCAGGAGGGCAACTACGGCTTCTCGTACACCACGGCCGACGGTGTCATCGTCCAGATCGGAGACAGCAGCTCCGGTCCCAAGTACTTCTCCGGAAACAGGGCGTCCGGCTCCGGACTGATGTACATCGACTTCTCGGGGGGCAGCATCTCCATTTGTGCAaccaacggcggcagcgcggaAGCGTCACTTTCTTTGAGCATGACGCAATGA
- a CDS encoding Putative NmrA-like domain, NAD(P)-binding domain superfamily, whose protein sequence is MPPTILVAGATGNTGRGVVETLSDLLKTSTNFSRHRILALTRSSSGTVAKQLAELPSVEVVEKNWADITPEWLQQNNVVRAFIASHVHPGQFAEESAFHLAALTAGVEYVVRISTTAANVRPDCPAFYPRAHWALETLLGSPEFQGLRWTSLQPNVFTQLYLYPAAELIKNFRKTGRQDTLKLMASEDAPVASIDPYEVGILAARLLTQVDVTPHHGAKYVLNGPEDITGRQIVTMVEQCIGTKLEDVRFQDLSFIDQQAAQAQESKSLILSIKRALETAWEGKCTASTTSKEVFQIFAPKRAPDEIFKEMLED, encoded by the coding sequence ATGCCTCCTACAATTCTTGTCGCTGGCGCCACTGGCAACACCGGCCGAGGCGTTGTTGAAACCTTGTCAGACCTTCTGAAAACCTCGACCAACTTCTCCCGACACAGGATTCTTGCCCTGACACGTTCCTCATCCGGAACCGTGGCAAAACAGCTTGCTGAACTACCCAGCGTCGAAGTGGTGGAAAAGAATTGGGCAGATATCACCCCCGAGTGGCTCCAGCAGAACAACGTCGTGAGAGCTTTCATTGCTTCACACGTGCACCCTGGTCAATTCGCCGAAGAATCGGCATTTCACCTAGCCGCGTTGACAGCAGGCGTTGAATATGTTGTCCGAATCTCAACAACTGCCGCAAACGTGCGTCCGGACTGCCCTGCATTTTATCCAAGGGCACATTGGGCGCTTGAGACCCTGCTGGGCTCGCCTGAGTTCCAAGGTCTCCGGTGGACCTCGCTGCAGCCCAACGTTTTTACGCAGCTGTACCTCTACCCTGCTGCGGAGCTGATCAAGAATTTCCGCAAGACTGGCAGGCAGGACACTCTGAAGCTCATGGCTTCAGAAGATGCGCCCGTTGCTAGCATTGATCCGTACGAGGTCGGAATTCTCGCAGCTCGACTCCTGACTCAAGTTGATGTTACGCCTCATCATGGAGCGAAATACGTCTTGAACGGACCGGAAGATATTACCGGGCGGCAGATTGTAACAATGGTTGAGCAGTGCATTGGAACAAAACTTGAAGATGTTCGATTTCAGGATTTGTCTTTCATCGACCAACAGGCAGCGCAGGCTCAGGAGTCAAAGAGTCTCATTCTCTCAATCAAACGTGCTCTGGAAACAGCTTGGGAAGGGAAGTGCACGGCTTCTACGACAAGCAAGGAGGTCTTTCAGATTTTTGCTCCGAAACGTGCGCCTGACGAGATTTTCAAGGAGATGCTGGAGGACTAG
- a CDS encoding Putative short-chain dehydrogenase/reductase SDR, NAD(P)-binding domain superfamily encodes MSRYAAAHANPQGPGDARPTALQIIQDEGVEGKLGDKVIVITGTSSGIGIETVRALSVTGAKLFLTARNLTKAKEALAGIFDPSRMELVEMDQESLQSVRLAASTILSKTDKINILINNAGIMAIQTLQYTKDGHELQFGTNHLSHFLFFELLKPALLAATTPEFHSRVVVVSSTAHLRNGINDSDDYNFEKSEYTPWGAYAQSKTANIYMANELERRYGSQGLHGLSLHPGGIMTPLAKHLSKAELESAASGGELYKEFKSPEQGAATTVLAAIGKEWEGKGGKYLAECAEAGPSKDEGNPFGSGYAKHTYDQEKEGRLWRDSLKLVGLA; translated from the coding sequence ATGTCTCGCTACGCAGCAGCCCACGCCAATCCTCAGGGCCCTGGCGACGCCAGACCAACTGCACTGCAGATCATCCAAGACGAAGGTGTCGAGGGCAAGCTAggcgacaaggtcatcgTCATCACGGGCACCTCGTCCGGAATTGGAATCGAAACAGTTCGGGCGCTCTCGGTCACTGGGGCGAAGCTTTTCCTGACGGCTCGCAATCTCACCAAAGCAAAGGAAGCCCTGGCAGGCATCTTCGACCCCAGCCGTATGGAGCTTGTCGAGATGGACCAAGAGTCGCTGCAAAGTGTCCGTCTCGCAGCTAGTACCATCTTGTCTAAGACGGACAAGATCAATATCCTCATCAACAATGCCGGAATCATGGCTATCCAAACTCTTCAGTACACCAAGGACGGGCACGAGCTCCAGTTCGGCACCAATCATTTGTCTCACTTTTTGTTCTTTGAGCTGCTGAAGCCCGCCTTGCTAGCGGCTACTACGCCAGAGTTCCACAGCCGTGTGGTTGTTGTGTCTTCGACCGCACATCTGAGGAATGGCATCAACGACTCGGACGACTACAACTTCGAAAAGAGCGAATACACCCCTTGGGGGGCCTATGCGCAGTCCAAAACCGCCAATATCTACATGGCCAACGAACTGGAGCGGCGGTATGGCTCTCAGGGCCTTCACGGACTAAGCCTTCACCCTGGCGGGATCATGACCCCTCTCGCAAAGCATCTTTCAAAGGCCGAGTTGGAAAGCGCCGCAAGTGGCGGAGAGCTGTACAAGGAGTTCAAAAGCCCTGAGCAAGGAGCTGCAACCACTGTCTTGGCAGCTATTGGAAAGGAATgggaaggaaagggggggaaataCCTCGCCGAGTGCGCCGAGGCAGGTCCCTCAAAGGACGAGGGTAACCCCTTCGGCTCGGGGTATGCCAAGCATACATACGAtcaggagaaggagggtcGCCTGTGGAGAGACTCGCTCAAGCTTGTGGGGCTGGCTTAA
- a CDS encoding Putative MFS transporter superfamily — MLRIFNAGFRAAGIVFVRESYAPVLLARKQDTAAMEASLKRPARDDCQLAPAAATPLATADYPNHRPGHGLELWHLLSSSFRFSTFYCIAISASSYLPWGFLGTGGRLRLARWVLVDVGMAVFVCGSFLLAQAMLSYLLDDPAHAASANMSIRMLSNVSGFVFPIYALQLFDWGNSVLAVIFIGLGCLVLLLLWRWEAKLRALGRE, encoded by the exons ATGCTGAGAATCTTCAACGCCGGCTTCCGGGCCGCTGGTATCGTCTTCGTGAGAGAAAGCTACGCCCCCGTGTTGCTGGCTCGCAAACAAGATACAGCCGCCATGGAAGCTTCTTTGAAAAGACCAGCTCGAGATGACTGCCAACTTGCACCGGCCGCTGCAACTCCTTTGGCAACGGCCGATTATCCAAATCATCGCCCTGGTCATGGTCTTGAACTATGGCACCTactgtcttcttctttccgcTTTAG CACTTTCTACTGCATCGCCATCTCT GCGTCATCGTATCTCCCTTGGGGATTTTTGGGTACGGGTGGGCGGCTGAGACTGGCGCGCTGGGTCTTAGTGGACGTTGGCATGGCCGTCTTTGTGTGCGGCAGTTTTTTGTTGGCCCAAGCCATGCTCTCCTACCTGCTTGACGACCCCGCGCACGCCGCGTCAGCAAACATGTCAATTCGTATGCTCTCCAACGTATCGGGCTTCGTCTTCCCAATTTATGCCCTGCAGCTGTTC GATTGGGGCAACAGCGTGCTTGCTGTCATCTTCATCGGCCTCGGATGCCTGGTACTGCTGTTGTTGTGGAGATGGGAGGCCAAGTTGAGAGCGCTAGGCCGGGAGTAA
- a CDS encoding Putative phosphatidylinositol-specific phospholipase C, X domain-containing protein → MRFHCMPLLYVIAFFILISGLFSVLLSLAPCFVKSKNHCYRGYESHYSFDVDRADHAEWMRAIPDDANLTSLSIPGTHDTMTYDLDNQVFQCQNHNLSAQLHAGMRYLDIRGRLVNDSIDIYHASMPTGHSYTEVLLTVFDFLDDHPSETVVMRLKEEGRPLGANTMTFEDAFNFYLHNSTATSSGAKSHFRKHDPRKPYPTLGALRGKIFLLQNFPSKGPESPYGVVWASADMVLEDLWIIPSVEHLYMKWEAIENALRRAATAGDHANRVLYLAHLSASVGVLPIEAAAGNLNRTVAGMNDRTGDWLAATADRGDSGKTGVVIIDFPGKELVDQVLARNRPLTDRGAEL, encoded by the coding sequence ATGCGTTTCCACTGCATGCCCCTGCTCTACGTcatcgccttcttcatcctcatctcGGGCCTCTTCTCCGTCCTGCTCTCTCTGGCGCCGTGCTTCGTTAAGTCCAAGAACCACTGCTACCGCGGCTATGAGTCTCACTACTccttcgacgtcgaccgcgCCGACCACGCCGAGTGGATGCGCGCcatccccgacgacgccaaccTCACCAGCCTCTCTATCCCTGGCACGCACGACACCATGACCTACGACCTCGACAACCAGGTCTTCCAGTGCCAGAACCACAACCTCTCGGCCCAGCTGCACGCCGGCATGCGTTACCTCGACATccgcggccgcctcgtcAACGACTCGATCGACATCTACCACGCCTCCATGCCCACCGGCCATTCCTATACCGAGGTCCTGCTCACCGTCTTCGACTTTCTCGACGACCACCCCAGCGAGACCGTCGTCATGCgcctcaaggaggagggccggcCCCTCGGCGCCAACACCATGACCTTTGAGGACGCCTTCAACTTCTACCTGCACAACTCCACCGccacctcctccggcgcCAAGTCCCACTTCCGCAAGCACGACCCGCGCAAGCCCTACCCgaccctcggcgccctccgCGGCAAGATCTTCCTCCTGCAGAACTTCCCCTCCAAGGGCCCCGAGAGCCCCTACGGCGTCGTCTGGGCATCGGCCGACAtggtcctcgaggacctctGGATCATCCCGAGCGTCGAGCACCTCTACATGAAGTGGGAGGCCATCGAGAACGCcctgcgccgcgccgccaccgccggggACCACGCCAACCGCGTCCTGTACCTCGCCCACCTGAGCGCCTCGGTCGGCGTGCTGcccatcgaggccgccgcggggAACCTGAACcgcaccgtcgccggcatgaACGACCGCACCGGCGACTggctcgccgccaccgccgaccgCGGCGACAGCGGTAAGACgggcgtcgtcatcatcgacttCCCCGGCAAGGAACTTGTCGACCAGGTGCTGGCCCGGAACCGGCCCTTGACGGACCGCGGCGCCGAGTTGTGA
- a CDS encoding Putative carbohydrate-binding WSC, with product MLSSIERATRCMGILALALLPMAKIAQAVPEADFLLPRQLQQTLCSSQNTASMSANLSTWQTNGLCQDFCRDKNYAFAIVQWQSCWCSDVAPAPSTEAEISDKCNDICPGYDVERCGSRPNYFGYLTLAKTPVSTAGSGGGSGGATTSSKVPSSTAKPASSESETATTSSTTSTSSKPRTTVQTVTADGTVRTVTVTPTATGNDVATGASELAPSDQSTSNGPSTGAVVGIVVGVIGAVVALAGIGLFLFFRRRKQRQNENDKYDVPSHRGSSAGMSGSPRNPEMVVTVDGGRWDPDTTTEQRRSRLLAHDPRLDPLPRGLYVRNKSAESINTLRDDQDYSRKVHQPVLRATNPDPE from the exons ATGCTATCATCTATTGAACGAGCTACGAGGTGCATgggcatcctcgccctcgctctCTTGCCAATGGCGAAAATTGCCCAAGCCGTACCCGAGGCCGACTTCCTCCTGCCTCGACAATTACAGCAAACACTTTGCTCCAGCCAAAACACGGCCTCTATGAGTGCAA ATCTTAGTACCTGGCAGACGAACGGACTTTGCCAAGACTTCTGCCGAGATAAGAACTATGCTTTTGCCATCGTGCAGTGGCAGTCGTGCTGGTGTTCGGATGTTGCGCCGGCCCCGTCAACGGAAGCGGAAATCAGTGACAAGTGCAACGACATTTGCCCTGGCTACGACGTTGAGCGCTGCGGCTCAAGACCGAACTACTTTGGCTATCTGACCCTTGCTAAGACGCCCGTCAGCACCGCAGGCAGCGGAGGCGGCAGTGGAGGCGCTACAACGTCGTCCAAAGTACCATCCTCAACAGCA AAACCAGCATCGTCCGAGTCTGAAACGGCGACAACATCTTCCACAACATCT ACATCGAGCAAGCCTAGAACGACTGTCCAGACAGTTACAGCCGACGGAACCGTACGTaccgtcaccgtcacgcCAACTGCCACAGGAAACGACGTTGCAACAGGCGCCTCAGAATTGGCCCCTTCGGATCAATCGACGTCGAACGGACCGAGCACCGGCGCTGTCGTTGGAATTGTCGTGGGTGTTATTGGTGCTGTCGTGGCCCTGGCCGGGATAGGACTCTTCCTGTTTTTCAGACGACGGAAGCAACGCCAGAACGAGAACGACAAGTACGACGTGCCCAGCCATCGGGGCAGCTCGGCCGGCATGTCGGGATCGCCACGCAATCCCGAGATGGTTGTGACCGTCGACGGAGGACGTTGGGACCCCGACACAACCACCGAGCAACGAAGAAGCCGACTGCTGGCGCATGATCCTCGCCTGGACCCCCTCCCGAGAGGCTTGTACGTGCGCAACAAGAGCGCGGAGAGTATCAACACCCTACGCGACGACCAAGATTACTCCCGCAAGGTTCACCAACCGGTTTTGCGAGCGACCAACCCTGATCCCGAATGA